In Oryzias melastigma strain HK-1 linkage group LG10, ASM292280v2, whole genome shotgun sequence, the genomic window atttcaagatttattgATATGATGAGAATGTTGTTCTTATCAGCACTGTctgtgaatgtttctgttctctctAAAGCATCATTCATCTCATCAGAAATTCTCTTTATGTGTACCTTTCTGCCATCGCTCAAtgatccatgttcaaaccagttcttctaattcgtCCCTCATGTGTTctatcaggaaatagtctgctccctttcttcaccaggaaatagtctgctccttttctcctgCAGTCTAACAAATATCACCATTCTGATACGTTCAGGACCCATGGATGTTCATGTATTGTAAAGCTCTACTCGCATGTCTTCCTTTTAGGTTATACAATCATATTCAACTGTCAAGTAACTTGATGTCTGGCTGTGACTACTCTCTGTTTAAGGTAGGACATTTCAGTTTACTGCGACATTAAGTTTGGCCTTCATGTGTAAAGTTGATGGATGTTCTCTTAATTCTTAGTGAAGATCTGTCATTGCATGTTTACAGTTTGAATGATGTTACACTTGGAAAGGTTGAGTCTAGCtgatactttattttgaatctgatgggtttattttgatcaaatagaGAGATTTAAAACAATCAGGTTAAGATCGTGGTAGTAAAGCAATCTGTACATTCTTACCTTTTACCTGGTAATGAGAAGgacctctggtcacatgcaagatggtgCCAGAAACAATCTCTAGCCGAAAGtggaaattttgcaacttttgcCGGTTGCGTAAGCAGAAATGTCctaaattttactttgaaaacttttcagaactattaGCTTTTAAATGCGAATAAACTGAAACTGTCTAGCTAGCAGTTTATTGTGCAAGAGgtgcttcaaatgggacagagaacgttatGTGTTttagtcaatattaacaagtgttcaaatttgtatttgtatttctaCACCTGTTTACTTCCGtagaaaaagccacaaaaatgcagctttttctttataaatcaaaggcaaggcaagtttatttgtatagcacatttcatgtacagagacaattcaaagtgctttacataaaacattaaaagaaacaatcaaaataaatagtaaaaaagtgatcattaaaataaaattaaaagacagtaaaaagattttaatttaaaacaagcatagataaacagtgcaaAGTATTGATTATAGTTTCCAGAAATTATTCAATTCACAAGAACCGGGgtcgatttgattcaatttttttttaattctttcgattcttaaattcaattcaattttgagtttacacatttatacaaatttgattagaaatacattagaaatctatttgttttgaatatatttatattcaataataattatatatgtcttatccagttcacatactgtaaatgtattaatgaaataatgagattgttaatatcatccagagttacatggattctctaaaggagaagttctaactaaaatgttcagatcattaacattgtaaacattgttctgcttctcctggaggacgtttcagtttggacactaggtggcgatcgtgttatagcattacactttattacagaagagaaagaaagtatgagcaaaaaaacagttttagaccacaaatggttactttaaaaaatattaagagtttggaaaattcattcCTGTGTGTatagatgttcatttagtcagcaatgtatgtttttcgaccgagcgttagtattagctgtcctatgggagatttcattaaactttagttttatgtgctaaatcgatccaTGTTTTTATGAATCAGTTATTGATTTGCTGagcttaaatcgattttatcaacccggcccaagtgaatcagctgatcatgtaAGCAGTAATGATATGTCAAAgtgaaaaaggtcaaaagcttaaaaccGGGCTCCAATCGGGCTTGAAGTGAGGACTTCCTGCCAATGATTTCGgccgcctttttttttttttttctctgcggCCAGCTCCAGCAGGGGGATGGACTTTGGGCTATTAATATTCtagcgccatattttttctctgtggccagattctctcgGGTAATGACTAGGaatgtaacggatcacaaaacacACGGGTCGGATCATGTCACATTTTGGGTCAAGGTTCGGATCAtattttcggatcagtaaaagtaaaaaaataaacgggagaaaacaacaagataaaagcctaaaattacttttttgaaaaactttaaaacacatatttgagaaaacatataaagtacttcatcCGCGGTACATGTGTGGTCCGAACCGTGGCTAGTGATCATACGGATCACTGTCATTACCCTATTATTGACAGATTTTATCATTTAGTTTTGAGACTCAGCAAAAATGGAACTGCATTTCTCAGGGCAAACATTTGATGAATATGTTGAGagaagtgttttgttgtgaaaGAAACTGTAAGATTCTCTTCACTACAGACATTTCCCTAAAGCCTCTTGTTCTGGGCGGAACAGCTTTAAGCTTTAGAACATCTTGCTTTGGTTTACTTTTTCCTCACATATGTATGTAGGCGTTGtacatgaatgttttttgcattGTCAGCATGAAGTTTTTCTCCAACAGGATGGGATTGAACCCATGTGGGAGGATGAAAGGAACCGCCGCGGGGGCCGCTGGCTCATCACTCTGTCCAAACAGCAACGGAAAATGGATCTGGACCGATTCTGGTTGGAGACGGTACGACCAGGCATCACCAGGGGTTTTCATTTCTAAGTTGCACTAAAGCCAATCAGAAATGCATAAGAATAGTACATTCAATGGGAAAAGTTGCTGCCCTTACTAGAAACCGCTCATTGTCATTCATAGTTTCTGTGTTCACCGTCTGTCAGGCCTCACTGGTAAAATGATGAGTCCTGATTCCCTCTTTGTGCTCTCAGCTTTTGTGTCTTGTGGGGGAAGCCTTTGATGATCACAGCGACGATGTTTGTGGAGCCGTCATCAACATCAGAGCCAAAGGAGATAAAATAGCAATCTGGACCACAAACTGTGAAAACAAAGAGGCCATCACACAGATTGGGTGAGCTGAACTCAAgaattctgatgaaaatgaaggaaatgttCTGTGCACTCCACAGTTAGAAAgtcacttttaaatgtttagtttccatagaaaaaacacacaaacgatCAACAGAAAATAGTAgtgaacacatttcacacaccaaGTTGGGTGACAAATATTGGAGCTTAGATTGACAGACTTAAGTCTCCCTCTGGTTGAGCTGGGTCCATAAAAAGACTGAAGAAGACCTCAGTCTGTGTCCACAACACCTCCTGGGTTCTCAATGTCCAGtttctgtcttattttgtttttttttattctcctgCTGAAATCCAACATCTTGAAAAAACTCTTGGCTCTTCATATCATTTAGGACCTCAAAGGAGGATTTGTTTGGTTGCTGTGTGAAGTCATGATATCCGTCTGGTCTTGAGCTTGCTTGatgtaaatcaggggtgtcgaactcaatcgcacgaggggtcaaaatccaaaacacacctcagattgcagactgaacaggataaacatttattgaacactttaagacaaaatttttaaaactttaaaaacttaactttctaacataattatgaactagatgcatcattagctgcaataatgctagtgtgaatgctatgaGCTGAATTtaaccgctgaagatgctagtgctgatagctgaaatgactgaagctgatagccagctaaaatattagctaattgctaaattagccgaaaaaagcCTAactcagccaaaacagctagcatgtaaatattaacctaaccgcaaaacagcctaaagatctaataagaaaagcctaaattagccaaaacagcgagtaTGAAGCTGAactattggctaaactccaaaatagcctaaagaatcttagtaaataccaaagtAGCTCTGCAGCAGCGTCACCGAAAtactccttttatctcgacaaaaaggaataaatgtaagtaaatctaaaaggaccgctgacagaatcaaatgttggaatggttctccctcaatgacttgtacaattctccgccgttattaaagtagaagctgtttacatcccgcggtctcgtggtagaggcgtggaaagaggcggacactcacaataaactcactccagattgatgacagtacttcctgtagattcatgactcagctatgactcacagagactcagaccaagatgggttgcagacgtttgcaatatgtcgatagccgtttcaggaattgacggtgaaagcggtgggctactttcacgaggagaggaggtaatgcatttccaatggggggcctcatggctcgagaagtccagtatttttacagtcaatgctcatgtctcaaaagaaaagcaaacatgtagtaaCAGTTCCTTTGTATTCATGTTGTAATGAATTCCAGTGATTCTGGTTGATctgtgactttttgttttttatcaattGAAATGCTTTTCTCCAGATATTAagatgttttaacatttttcctaTTTGCAAATGGAAAAACTTTCAATGgaaatcttttgtaaaagctcTGTGGTTTCCTGCAGTTCAGCTGTAcagttgtaattttaataagGATTATGGAAAGATTACTTTGTAGTGTAAAATTAGCTTAATCCGATGTTTTCACTATTCATCCCCTTACTTACATTTCCTTTTCTTCCCTAGTCGGGTGTATAAGGAGAGGCTTGGCGTTCCACCCAAAGTGATCATCGGTTACCAGTCGCACGCGGACACGGCTACAAAGAGCAGCTCCACAaccaaaaacaagtttgttgCCTAAAGATCTTTGGCTTCATCTTCAAGGGGgattttcagcctttttttcccttcagagTAACTAAAAGTTTACCTATCAGAAACTTTTTAGAAATGGAGCAAAGCTCGCCTTTACTTTGTCAGAACATTTGTTGcacttaaaaaatagtaaatataaaATCCCCATGTTAACTTGATTTTTTGAATATAAATGTATGCAGGTTTTTGCAGTTGAATGTATCCAACATTCATTTGCGTTCCAGTGATGATCTGAGTTTTTACCTTTAAGTTGTTTATGGAGAATTACTTAATAAAGGTACATGCAGAAATTCCTGCACATTGTTTCATTGATCAAATTGTTcactaaaaactgaatatttctgtctttctggacctttttgtgctttttcaacATATAGAGTCTCAGGTTGTTTTGACTCAATCTGGAATCATCATTAGCTTCACTAACTTGTGACCTTTCTGAACTCCTCTTATGGAGCTCTCCTGCTCAGGAAATCAGTTTGTTTagtgaaaacagttttagtcCTGGTTCTTTCCTGCTTAAgttgttttgagggttttccaAGCCCTTCTTCAGCCACGTTGGTGATTTAATTAGTTTGTGTGAGCGTGTTTATTTCCAGCATCAGCAGACATCTTCTCTTCAGTTCCTCTGCCACATAGTGGTTATCAGCTGtcatcatcttttctttttctgctgcacCATGGGAAATAAGGGCACAGCTGACTGCGATTCTTATCAGTGAGGTGAGGCGGAGCTTCTTGTGGTCACACTTTTTATTTGGTTCGGTGGAAACTCTCCGCCCTCTGACTGCAACAGTACAGCAGATAATggacccttttcacggtgatgtcagacaaaatggtgacaggGCTGAAAATGCGGATGGTTACTTCAGGTGTTCAGGTTTAGGACGACACAGCTGAACGCAGCTTTGGAGCTGACTCGGAGCAGCTCCGCTCAGCtacaaaagccacgccccctcagaggagatacTGCAgacggaggcttcagatcaacatgaaaaatatctttaagacatttaggttttgggattttggttaaaaacttcataatcataattaaaacactacttggaacattttttttaaatcatagagggactttaaacGGCGTTCAGCAGTCAGCTTTGTCGTTCTAAGCCATAGACATAATATATAAAGCGGAAGTCGCTCTGCACACTCGCTGTTTTGTTTGACGTCTCATGAAAAGGgtctaaaaagctgcagaacGAACAGATTGTTTGTGTGTATTCTGTGTGAGGTACTGCTAGTTTTGTGGGTGAAGTAAAAAACAATGTGTTGCTGCTAGCTGGTTGTCTTTGTGTTCAGTTGAATTTCTTAGCCAGAGTTCTGCTGACCGGTAAAATCTCCAGATTGCCTCCTAATGGATCTTCATCCCAGTTTGTCCTTCTGTTCCTCCTGGTTCAATCACGCACGTCCAAGAACACGGTAAATGCTATATCTgcccctccagatccttttattctACTGTTATCAACGGCCTGATGtcatcttgctaaaatattgaagCAAAGCTATAGAGGCTGATAGATCAGTTAGTACAACTTCTggatttcttttattaaaactctGTGTTTGAACCTTGAGGGTATCATCTTCTCACTCATGatgcagaaagaaagaaacataacagaataaaataaaaacaggataaacagagtaaaacagctagacaacaaaacacacacacttaaaccctgacccccccccaaaaaacgatatcccacaattccttgaGCTGCCAAATCTGACAGCTGGCCCAATGTGTCTCTGACCATCACTATAAAATTATCTACCAATCCCATCATACAGTTCGTCGGCTGCCCGTGTTGCCAGAATAGGTAATTTCCTTCCCAAGTGGGCGTTTTAGATTCtacatttttggggaaaaatatcTTTGTGTTGGTGGACATAATTTGACATAAAGCTGCACTGAAAAGACAGATGCTGATGAAGGCAGGACAACAGCCTCACCTTTTGATTTACTAATAAACAATAGATCATTTGTTTATGAACGAATAGAGGTTTCTAGGATGTTTTTTGCTGTTGGTGTTgcataaaattagcaaaactaaaaaggtatagtttaatgttttattaaaacctaaaatacatattttcccaataacatgtttttaaaattcaaatcacTCTGAGACATTGCCCAAGGAAACACAGAGGACCTCACACACCAAACAGAAATGAACCTGGTATAAAAAACAATGCAAGGAGTCCAGCTCTGATACAATGAGtcgagaacaaaaaaaaaaaatatttgtttttgttaaaaagcacaaattttatttttatttccattttttgtttgttttgttcagctgcATGTTCATATATGTATAGTTTTGACACAATGCATTTAATGGAGGGcaaatcttttgggatatttataagtttttttaataaaatgaaataaaagtaaagaaattagAAGCTTTATTCTTCGAACATTTACcttatttctaatttgcataattttgaaaGAATATATTATTGTAGAGAGCAAACTATTAAaaggtatttaaggtttaagttgatttattctgtagaAATATTCcagtttttgtcacatttatgttaaagttacgtttttaaagttttaatactttagtttgttcaataaaagtttcttGTTCAACctgcgacctaagatgtgttttgggttttggccccctgtgcgggTGAGTTCAACACTCCTGGtcaatggtgttcacactggacaagcaggaaaaaccttcttctgtttctttttctactgttgcACTAGCACACGTCTGccccctacagttggaagagacttggtgcgGACTGTCAAAGTGGTGCTAAtcccaggctttttctttcacatctctattcCAACATGGGAAAGACTTTAGTGTCATAAaattccagccgggcacaaaccagtttacttattttctgcttcatgaTCAATATTCAAACGGTTTGCACTTTTGTGAATGAAAAGAGTCGCCGACCATACATCATGACAAACTCTGTGTCTCCCACGTTAAATGACCACCAATGTTGTATGTGGGGCCCAGAATCGGTCTTAGAAACACTGAGTTTAGAACATGAAATATGCGCGATTAAGTAGATTATTCTATGTTGCTGTGCAATTTGGATTGGTACCTGCCTTAAGGAGTCCACTGACTTCAATTTCAGATCCTCACAGGTGTTAGAACACACAGTCATTGATCTAAAATACCCAGACTCCAAATGTTAACTCTTGGTTCACTGATGGACTCTGCCAGACAGTGTGTACTAATGAAAGTTTTATGCAGGAAAAACTTCAAGCAGATGAACTCAATTCTATATGACAGTTCATGGTTCTATGTGAAGAAACGTGATTCACAGAAGCCCAACAAGTTTGtcacaaatacacaaactgTGGAAGTGTTCTCACAGACTAAATGTTAAACCATc contains:
- the LOC112153013 gene encoding eukaryotic translation initiation factor 4E-1A, translated to MRIDEPQLANLADAKSLREFQKMATAVVVSTSIPGNLEEKSEISNGKMGNPQAYLKHPLQNRWTLWFFKNDKSKTWQANLRLISTFDTVEDFWALYNHIQLSSNLMSGCDYSLFKDGIEPMWEDERNRRGGRWLITLSKQQRKMDLDRFWLETLLCLVGEAFDDHSDDVCGAVINIRAKGDKIAIWTTNCENKEAITQIGRVYKERLGVPPKVIIGYQSHADTATKSSSTTKNKFVA